The following are from one region of the Rhodopirellula sp. P2 genome:
- a CDS encoding efflux RND transporter periplasmic adaptor subunit translates to MNKIPPPPAHRMFARGSIAARQTNGLCSLASLLLAPLCLLALTACTPAANEYQAPPPPDVTTANPVQQSLTIFIEENGETEAVEQADVRARVGGFVEELSFEPGQFVSEDQELYRIEPDTYQANRNAAAASVEAAKAAIQVSEAALASALASVQKAENDLKREQRLKASNAGSQATFDAAVAARDSAMAQSKAAEANIEADKAKLLQAQAQLAQAELDLKYTVVRAPIEGRVSKTQVKLGNLVQVGSTLATIVDQRKIFANFSISDRKLLELVEARPETEEPADSPEDWSKIPVYLQRDGDSGQWLSGKLDYVDQRGIDQKTGTFGLRADFDNEDGKLLPGMFVIIRLPVREVENAILIPERAIVRNQTGSYVMLVDSENQIEQREIMVGQTLDGWALIKEGLSADDTFVLEGLQRARPGSKVSPKPTELSTQGSPMLQAAIDSNAGTATPGAAAEPAPTVNPTDDEPASDSSTAD, encoded by the coding sequence ATGAACAAAATCCCCCCCCCACCAGCCCACCGGATGTTTGCTCGGGGCAGCATTGCTGCTCGTCAGACAAATGGCCTTTGCTCGCTGGCGTCCCTGTTGTTGGCCCCGCTGTGCTTGCTGGCCCTGACCGCTTGCACCCCCGCAGCCAACGAGTACCAAGCGCCGCCACCTCCCGACGTGACGACGGCCAACCCCGTTCAACAAAGCCTCACCATTTTCATCGAAGAAAATGGTGAAACCGAAGCGGTGGAACAGGCGGATGTTCGCGCCCGCGTCGGCGGATTCGTGGAAGAGCTTTCCTTTGAACCCGGACAATTTGTCAGTGAGGATCAGGAGCTTTACCGAATCGAACCGGACACCTATCAAGCCAATCGCAATGCCGCCGCTGCTTCGGTGGAAGCTGCCAAGGCTGCCATCCAAGTCAGTGAAGCGGCGCTGGCATCCGCGCTCGCCTCCGTCCAAAAAGCTGAAAACGATCTCAAACGCGAACAACGTTTGAAAGCGTCCAACGCCGGATCACAAGCCACCTTCGATGCGGCCGTGGCAGCTCGTGATTCTGCGATGGCCCAATCCAAAGCCGCGGAGGCCAACATCGAAGCCGATAAAGCCAAGCTGTTGCAAGCTCAAGCTCAACTGGCCCAAGCGGAATTGGATCTGAAGTACACCGTGGTGCGTGCTCCCATCGAGGGCCGTGTCTCCAAAACGCAAGTCAAACTCGGCAACCTGGTCCAAGTCGGTAGCACCCTGGCGACGATCGTGGACCAACGAAAGATCTTCGCTAACTTCAGTATCAGCGATCGCAAACTGCTGGAACTCGTCGAAGCTCGACCAGAAACAGAAGAACCTGCCGACTCCCCCGAGGACTGGTCGAAGATCCCGGTCTACCTGCAACGCGACGGGGACTCCGGGCAATGGCTGTCAGGAAAACTGGACTACGTCGACCAGCGTGGCATCGACCAAAAAACGGGAACCTTCGGACTGCGTGCTGACTTCGACAACGAAGACGGCAAGTTGCTGCCGGGAATGTTCGTGATCATCCGGTTGCCAGTTCGCGAAGTCGAAAACGCCATTTTGATTCCGGAACGTGCCATCGTTCGAAATCAAACGGGATCGTACGTGATGCTGGTGGACTCCGAGAACCAAATTGAGCAACGCGAGATCATGGTCGGCCAAACACTCGATGGCTGGGCATTGATCAAAGAGGGACTGTCCGCCGACGACACCTTCGTGCTGGAAGGTCTGCAGCGAGCCCGACCGGGAAGCAAGGTCTCTCCCAAACCAACTGAACTGTCGACTCAAGGCAGTCCCATGCTGCAAGCCGCGATCGATTCCAACGCCGGAACCGCCACCCCGGGAGCCGCTGCTGAACCAGCCCCCACGGTCAATCCGACCGACGATGAACCCGCCTCCGATTCATCCACCGCGGACTGA
- a CDS encoding potassium channel family protein — protein sequence MIPTLQSETHRWRGRPRHGELLLALVSLLFVQSCLSPENMIHRVALNALFFLVVLSAIRSLTGSAVRMWGTLLAGGVAYVTSWANEITGTMGLAIVSDACFALVFVILIYAVGENVFGEGPIDASRIIGAVSIYFLLGLLWAFLYTLAELIQPGSFLFPVANTESIQNTRLISEFIYFSNVTLTTLGYGDVVPLSRPAKMLAVLQAMLGQLYVAIVIARMVGLQVSQRSSDSVG from the coding sequence ATGATTCCTACGCTCCAATCTGAAACGCACCGCTGGCGGGGACGCCCTCGCCACGGGGAGTTGTTGCTTGCTCTCGTTTCCCTGCTTTTCGTGCAATCCTGTTTGTCGCCCGAGAATATGATTCATCGAGTGGCTCTCAACGCGCTGTTCTTTCTGGTGGTCCTTTCCGCGATTCGTTCGCTGACCGGGTCGGCGGTGCGAATGTGGGGCACGCTGCTGGCTGGGGGTGTGGCCTACGTGACCTCCTGGGCCAATGAAATCACCGGAACGATGGGGTTGGCGATCGTCAGTGATGCGTGCTTTGCTCTGGTGTTTGTGATCCTGATTTATGCAGTCGGCGAGAACGTGTTTGGTGAGGGGCCGATTGATGCCAGTCGAATCATTGGAGCGGTGTCGATCTACTTTTTGCTCGGGCTGCTTTGGGCTTTTCTCTACACGTTGGCAGAACTCATTCAGCCAGGATCCTTTTTGTTTCCAGTTGCGAACACGGAATCCATTCAGAACACTCGGTTGATCAGCGAGTTCATTTACTTCAGCAACGTGACACTGACAACGCTTGGGTACGGTGACGTGGTGCCGCTGTCCCGGCCCGCGAAAATGTTGGCGGTGTTGCAAGCCATGTTGGGACAGCTCTACGTGGCGATCGTGATCGCACGCATGGTCGGGCTTCAGGTGTCACAACGGTCAAGCGATTCGGTCGGCTGA
- a CDS encoding bestrophin family protein, translated as MTRTLWPVATFSMVYSLLISAVDYWMPLDAYELPPGVATFPGTFLGIVLAFRTNSSYSRWWEARILWGRITNDSRTFVRQLISFTKPSTSTGENSTTIRRIVNRHIHWCHALAMSLRDEDGLSIPNEWIASTELETYRHCRNATNQILLQQANDLQQLRQSEALDRWQALELDRSLRRLTDHMGGCERIRNTPFPPMYAMLIHYLVFAFIIILPFALLEMPALGLIAFTVPVSIVFLAMEKVAKVLETPFADTPSCTPMLTLCRNIEIDARQMLGDTDTPAILQPIDDVSI; from the coding sequence TTGACTCGAACACTTTGGCCGGTGGCCACCTTCTCGATGGTCTATTCGCTTTTGATTTCCGCGGTGGACTACTGGATGCCCCTGGATGCATACGAACTGCCACCTGGTGTCGCCACATTTCCTGGCACATTCCTTGGCATCGTGCTCGCATTCCGAACCAATTCCAGCTATTCGCGGTGGTGGGAAGCTCGGATTTTGTGGGGGCGTATCACGAATGACTCCAGGACCTTCGTCCGACAATTGATCAGCTTCACCAAACCTTCGACGTCCACGGGTGAAAACAGCACCACGATACGCCGCATCGTCAATCGACACATTCACTGGTGCCACGCACTGGCCATGTCGTTGCGAGACGAAGATGGGCTCTCAATCCCCAACGAATGGATCGCGTCCACCGAACTGGAAACGTATCGCCACTGCCGCAACGCAACGAACCAAATTCTTCTGCAACAAGCCAACGACCTGCAACAACTCCGCCAGTCCGAAGCACTGGATCGATGGCAAGCCTTGGAACTTGACCGCAGCCTTCGTCGCCTGACGGATCACATGGGTGGTTGCGAACGCATTCGCAACACACCGTTCCCGCCGATGTACGCGATGCTGATTCATTATCTCGTGTTTGCATTCATCATCATTTTGCCGTTTGCGCTATTGGAAATGCCTGCGTTGGGACTGATCGCGTTCACCGTTCCGGTCTCCATTGTCTTTCTGGCAATGGAGAAGGTCGCCAAGGTGCTCGAAACACCGTTCGCTGACACGCCCTCGTGCACTCCGATGCTGACCTTGTGCCGAAACATCGAAATCGATGCCCGGCAAATGCTTGGTGACACCGACACGCCAGCGATCCTGCAACCAATCGATGATGTCTCGATTTGA
- a CDS encoding APC family permease translates to MSGKYGFWTLTFLVIANMIGAGVFTTSGYSLADLGSPERVLWAWLAGGVIAVTGAISYAMLIRVMPQSGGEYLFLSRAAHPLLGYIAGWVSLIAGFSGAIAFAATALEGYLLPEHLRPEWMPAGIVTIMAIVLAGFFHGLHPRIGAATQNIAVSVKLVLLGTILVFAAYQWFSGDLVASSPPLPTSPDATPWSHWTAFAGSLVWISLSYSGFNAAVYVADEVIDAKRVVPRALVVGTLATTILYLCLNAVFVFAPPLQSIVGKPDVAAIAAASLGGNGFAHFVRWTIALCLLTSVLSMMMAAPRVYAKMADDGMLPAWMRFRGEAPFAATVVQIVVAVTLVLISDLQGLLSYLGLTLSLSAACSVCCLFLPSIRNSPQAAPKSWLLAPAFYVVATILSAGIMTSHDPKQLIATGLTFLVGGTMYALTTRRATDPTSSDSN, encoded by the coding sequence TTGAGCGGCAAATACGGATTTTGGACCCTCACGTTCCTGGTCATCGCCAACATGATCGGCGCTGGCGTGTTCACAACGTCCGGGTATTCACTGGCCGACTTGGGATCTCCTGAACGAGTCCTCTGGGCGTGGTTGGCGGGCGGCGTGATCGCTGTCACGGGGGCCATCAGCTACGCGATGCTGATCCGGGTGATGCCGCAATCCGGCGGCGAATACTTGTTTCTCTCTCGGGCGGCGCACCCGTTGCTCGGCTACATCGCCGGCTGGGTTTCTTTGATCGCGGGGTTCTCCGGCGCAATCGCTTTCGCGGCGACGGCACTGGAAGGCTACCTGCTTCCCGAACACTTGCGTCCTGAGTGGATGCCCGCAGGAATCGTCACCATCATGGCGATTGTCTTGGCCGGATTTTTCCATGGCTTGCACCCTCGCATCGGAGCAGCCACCCAGAACATCGCCGTCAGCGTCAAACTGGTTCTCTTGGGAACAATTCTAGTGTTCGCCGCTTACCAGTGGTTCAGCGGAGACTTGGTCGCCAGCAGTCCACCACTGCCAACATCGCCCGATGCCACCCCGTGGTCGCACTGGACCGCCTTCGCAGGAAGTCTGGTTTGGATCTCGCTGAGCTATTCAGGATTCAATGCGGCGGTCTATGTGGCCGATGAAGTGATCGATGCCAAGCGAGTCGTCCCCCGCGCTCTGGTCGTTGGAACCTTGGCCACGACCATTCTGTACCTCTGCCTCAATGCCGTCTTTGTGTTTGCACCTCCCCTGCAAAGCATCGTTGGCAAGCCCGACGTGGCGGCCATCGCAGCGGCCAGCCTGGGCGGCAATGGTTTCGCACACTTCGTTCGCTGGACCATTGCTCTGTGTTTGCTGACCTCGGTGTTGAGCATGATGATGGCGGCACCCCGCGTGTACGCGAAAATGGCGGACGATGGCATGCTGCCTGCCTGGATGCGGTTTCGCGGCGAGGCACCGTTTGCCGCGACCGTGGTTCAGATCGTGGTGGCCGTCACTCTCGTTTTGATCTCGGACCTGCAAGGTTTGCTGTCGTATCTCGGATTGACATTGTCATTGTCCGCCGCCTGTTCGGTCTGCTGCTTGTTCCTGCCTTCGATCCGCAACTCACCCCAGGCGGCTCCGAAATCCTGGCTGCTCGCACCAGCCTTTTATGTCGTCGCGACGATCCTTTCGGCAGGCATCATGACCTCTCATGATCCCAAGCAACTGATCGCAACGGGTCTCACGTTTTTGGTCGGCGGAACGATGTACGCCCTGACGACTCGCCGCGCCACCGACCCAACCTCCTCCGACTCCAACTGA
- the cls gene encoding cardiolipin synthase, protein MDLGQYFQVRINAVSIALVAHVAIEAVTIIRVMTRPHREPASRVAWVTIIAAVPFLGVLLYMLFGETNIGRRRLERMKQVMKRLPAMPDINPEESRHALANVPVRYEHLFRMGESINGFDAIGGNSGTLMDDSNATIESMIADIDQAQDHVHLLFYIWLPDNNGLKMVEALKRAAKRGVTCRAMADDLGSRTIIRSAHWKEMQDAGVHVARALPIGNLVLRALRGRIDLRNHRKIVVIDGRITYCGSQNCADPEFRVKPKYAPWVDAVIRFEGPIVRQNQELFVADWMSCTSDDLTELLDQPLPDTGPGFPAQVIGTGPTVRDSAMPEVFETLFHTARRKLTISTPYYVPNESMQQALCATAWRGVKTTLIMPANNDSKIVGGASRSYYAGLLEAGVLIHEYTGGLLHTKSVTLDDEVTLIGSANMDRRSFDLNYENNILFHDPKLTAAVQARQQTYIEHSNAITSEMVGAWSLPRRLWNNVLATLGPIL, encoded by the coding sequence ATGGATCTCGGACAATACTTTCAAGTTCGCATCAATGCTGTTTCCATTGCCTTGGTGGCGCACGTTGCGATTGAAGCCGTCACGATCATCCGTGTGATGACGCGGCCCCACCGGGAACCCGCATCACGTGTCGCGTGGGTCACCATCATCGCGGCGGTGCCGTTCCTGGGCGTGCTTCTGTACATGCTGTTTGGCGAAACCAACATCGGCCGCCGACGCTTGGAACGCATGAAGCAAGTCATGAAACGCTTGCCCGCGATGCCAGACATCAACCCGGAAGAATCTCGTCACGCGCTGGCGAATGTGCCGGTTCGATACGAACACTTGTTTCGCATGGGGGAATCCATCAACGGGTTCGATGCGATTGGTGGGAACTCCGGAACGCTGATGGACGATTCCAACGCCACGATTGAATCGATGATCGCGGACATTGATCAAGCCCAAGACCATGTTCACTTGCTGTTTTACATCTGGTTGCCCGACAACAATGGCCTGAAGATGGTCGAGGCACTCAAACGAGCGGCGAAGCGAGGTGTGACCTGCCGAGCGATGGCAGACGACCTCGGCTCACGAACCATCATTCGCTCGGCTCACTGGAAAGAGATGCAAGACGCGGGAGTGCATGTTGCACGAGCTTTGCCGATCGGCAATTTGGTCTTGCGGGCTCTTCGTGGTCGCATCGACCTCCGCAATCACCGCAAGATCGTGGTGATCGATGGAAGGATCACTTACTGCGGCAGTCAAAACTGTGCCGATCCCGAGTTCCGGGTCAAACCCAAGTACGCTCCCTGGGTCGACGCCGTGATTCGTTTCGAAGGTCCCATTGTCCGGCAGAACCAGGAACTCTTTGTCGCCGATTGGATGTCCTGCACCAGCGACGACCTCACGGAGTTGCTGGACCAACCGCTTCCTGACACAGGGCCAGGGTTCCCTGCCCAGGTCATCGGCACCGGTCCGACCGTTCGTGACTCAGCGATGCCAGAGGTCTTCGAAACACTGTTCCACACGGCGCGGCGCAAGCTGACCATTTCAACGCCCTATTACGTGCCCAACGAATCCATGCAGCAGGCTCTCTGCGCGACCGCGTGGCGAGGGGTCAAGACAACGCTCATCATGCCCGCCAACAACGATTCAAAAATTGTCGGCGGAGCCAGTCGTAGTTACTACGCCGGACTTCTCGAGGCAGGCGTTCTCATTCACGAATACACCGGCGGTCTGCTGCATACCAAATCGGTGACACTGGATGACGAGGTCACCCTGATCGGGTCCGCCAACATGGACCGCCGTAGTTTTGACCTGAACTACGAGAACAACATTCTGTTCCACGATCCCAAACTCACCGCTGCCGTTCAGGCTCGACAACAAACCTACATCGAGCACTCCAACGCGATCACCTCGGAAATGGTCGGTGCCTGGTCGCTCCCCCGGCGGTTGTGGAACAACGTGCTGGCGACGCTGGGCCCCATTCTTTAG
- a CDS encoding DcaP family trimeric outer membrane transporter — MSCSTPARTIDDRAIRRWILFALPLCFVAVSAPAEESLATLLQVAEAEHFDEPLLLAQFSEFNESLDAIESPVTEVLDQLEASSLDRSMQQSFTSASFDSGRGTQQPNNFTAFPDFNQGIIVLGEEAALKIGGFVKADFITDFDPIDSVDSFDTSQIPVGAADRKNSRFHARSSRLSFDTRWKVQQEVVRAFVEADFFGGEDGANGSLRLRHAYGTMGYITAGQTWTTFTHPSAVPQTLDFEGAVSNVNRRQGLVRLDLPLGDSGWSWAVSLEDPRIQIDIPIGVTGEGRTESPDVITHLKLERDRGDFQAAFVMRELGFQPVGDPVITGTAWGFNFTGSGKVTEDTRLYSQITFGEGIGSYRGSPDVVSTGPSSAAILPMFGWMVGCKHVWNERLTSNLTYSELLLDPIAGQDPTNLRQTNYLAVNLIHNPVDRVFVGIEYLYGMRENQNGNQADATRLQMTFGFYLP; from the coding sequence ATGAGTTGCAGCACCCCGGCACGAACGATCGATGACCGCGCGATCCGGCGATGGATCTTGTTTGCACTGCCGCTGTGTTTTGTTGCTGTGTCTGCACCAGCCGAGGAAAGCCTCGCGACGTTGTTGCAGGTGGCTGAGGCAGAGCATTTTGACGAGCCATTGTTGTTGGCTCAGTTCTCTGAGTTCAATGAGAGTTTGGACGCGATTGAGTCGCCAGTGACCGAGGTGTTGGATCAGTTGGAGGCGAGTTCGCTGGATCGTTCGATGCAGCAGTCATTCACTTCCGCCTCGTTTGACAGCGGGCGGGGGACTCAGCAGCCGAACAACTTCACCGCGTTCCCTGATTTCAATCAGGGGATCATCGTGTTGGGTGAAGAAGCGGCGTTGAAGATTGGCGGGTTTGTCAAAGCGGACTTTATCACTGACTTTGATCCGATTGATTCGGTCGATTCCTTCGACACCAGTCAGATTCCCGTCGGGGCCGCAGATCGGAAGAACTCTCGGTTTCACGCTCGGTCCTCCCGCCTGAGTTTCGATACCCGTTGGAAAGTCCAGCAAGAGGTGGTTCGGGCGTTCGTGGAAGCGGACTTCTTTGGGGGCGAAGACGGCGCCAACGGGTCGCTGAGATTGCGGCATGCCTATGGGACGATGGGGTACATCACCGCGGGACAAACCTGGACCACTTTCACGCATCCATCTGCCGTTCCTCAGACACTGGATTTTGAAGGTGCCGTTTCGAATGTGAACCGCAGGCAAGGGTTGGTGCGTTTGGATTTGCCATTGGGCGATTCGGGTTGGTCATGGGCGGTCTCACTGGAAGACCCGCGGATCCAGATCGACATCCCGATCGGTGTGACGGGAGAAGGGCGAACGGAATCACCCGATGTGATCACCCATTTGAAATTGGAACGAGACCGGGGCGATTTTCAGGCCGCGTTTGTCATGCGTGAATTGGGCTTTCAGCCGGTCGGGGATCCAGTCATCACGGGCACCGCGTGGGGATTCAACTTCACCGGATCCGGGAAGGTCACGGAAGACACGCGGCTCTATTCCCAGATCACGTTCGGAGAAGGGATCGGTAGCTATCGAGGGTCACCGGATGTGGTGTCCACTGGCCCGAGCAGCGCGGCCATTTTGCCGATGTTCGGATGGATGGTCGGGTGCAAGCATGTTTGGAACGAGCGGCTGACGTCAAACTTGACCTACAGCGAACTCTTGTTGGATCCCATTGCGGGTCAGGATCCGACCAACCTGCGTCAAACCAACTACCTTGCCGTGAACTTGATCCACAATCCGGTCGATCGGGTGTTCGTTGGAATCGAATACCTGTACGGGATGCGAGAGAACCAAAATGGCAACCAAGCCGATGCGACTCGGTTGCAGATGACGTTTGGTTTCTATCTGCCCTGA